A DNA window from Pyrus communis chromosome 3, drPyrComm1.1, whole genome shotgun sequence contains the following coding sequences:
- the LOC137729370 gene encoding G-type lectin S-receptor-like serine/threonine-protein kinase At1g34300 translates to MALQTHIRFSLLLITSLLSAAVSAATTISPGSSLSAATLNTTWFSPSDTFSLGFIPSDPPTSPPSYIAAISYSGGVPVWSAGAGKAVDSGGTLQFLQSGTLRLVNGSGATLWDSNTASRGVSSAEIDDSGNLVLRNGTVTVWSSFDNPTDSIVPAQNFTVSKVLRSGLYSFKLVKNGNLTLLWNDSIVYWNQGLNSSVNKNLSSPTLGLQSIGILSITDPKLSTAAIVAYSNDYAEAGDILRFLKLGSDGNLRIYSSSRGSGAITERWAAVTNQCEVFGYCGDMGVCSYNDSNPVCGCMSLNFELVDPKDSRKGCKRKMETEDCPQSLTMLDLVHTQFLTYPPETESEIFFVGISACRSNCLVNSACDASTSLSDGTGLCYYKTPGFLSGYHSPAMSSSSYIKVCGPVVPNPSSSMGTGDKKKNWKLRAWIVVVVVIATLFTLMALEGGLWWWFCRNSPAFGGLSAQYALLEYASGAPVQFSYKELQRSTKGFKEKLGAGGFGAVYKGILANRTVVAVKQLEGIEQGEKQFRMEVATISSTHHLNLVRLIGFCSEGRHRLLVYEFMKNGSLDSFLFATQEQSGKLLNWESRFNVALGTARGITYLHEECRDCIVHCDIKPENILLDENYNAKVSDFGLAKLVSAKDHRYRTLTSVRGTRGYLAPEWLANLPITSKSDVYSYGMVLLEIVSGRRNFEVSEETNRKKFSLWAFEEFEKGNIKGIVDKRLVDQDVDMDQVKRAIQVTFWCIQEQPSHRPMMGKVLQMLEGITDIETPPGPRAAIEGSAGGTIMNVSSDISTLSATAASAPAPSSSSSLQVSGVSPLTSGRNTEKATASLIQSDAN, encoded by the coding sequence ATGGCGCTCCAAACCCACATCCGATTTTCACTCCTCTTGATCACCTCTCTCCTTTCCGCCGCCGTTTCCGCCGCCACCACAATCTCACCAGGCTCCTCTCTCTCCGCCGCTACCCTAAACACCACCTGGTTCTCGCCAAGCGACACCTTCTCCCTCGGCTTCATCCCCTCCGACCCCCCCACTTCACCCCCTTCTTACATCGCCGCCATCTCCTACTCCGGTGGCGTCCCCGTCTGGTCCGCCGGTGCAGGCAAAGCAGTGGACTCCGGTGGAACCCTCCAGTTCCTCCAATCCGGTACCCTCCGCCTCGTCAACGGCTCCGGCGCCACTCTCTGGGACTCCAACACCGCCAGCCGCGGCGTCTCGTCGGCAgagattgacgattcgggcaATTTGGTCCTCCGAAACGGTACCGTTACCGTCTGGTCCAGCTTCGACAACCCCACCGATTCGATCGTCCCCGCGCAGAACTTCACTGTGAGTAAGGTTTTGCGATCTGGGTTGTACTCGTTTAAGCTTGTTAAAAATGGGAATCTTACACTTTTGTGGAATGATAGTATTGTGTATTGGAATCAGGGATTGAATTCTTCTGTTAATAAGAATTTGAGTTCGCCTACTCTAGGATTGCAGTCAATTGGTATTCTGTCAATTACTGATCCAAAATTGTCCACTGCTGCTATTGTTGCTTATAGTAACGATTACGCCGAAGCCGGTGATATTTTGCGGTTTCTGAAGTTAGGGAGTGATGGGAATTTGAGGATTTATAGCTCTAGTAGAGGTAGTGGGGCTATAACCGAGAGATGGGCGGCTGTTACTAATCAGTGTGAGGTTTTCGGGTATTGTGGGGACATGGGAGTTTGTAGTTATAACGATTCTAATCCGGTATGCGGATGTATGTCTCTGAATTTTGAGCTTGTTGATCCCAAGGATAGCAGGAAAGGGTGTAAGAGGAAGATGGAGACTGAGGACTGTCCTCAGAGTCTGACTATGTTGGACTTGGTACATACTCAGTTCTTGACGTACCCTCCTGAGACGGAGTCAGAGATTTTCTTTGTGGGGATATCGGCCTGCAGGTCGAATTGTCTTGTAAATAGTGCTTGTGATGCTTCTACGTCTTTGTCTGATGGCACAGGGCTATGTTACTACAAGACACCAGGTTTTCTTAGTGGTTATCATAGTCCAGCTATGTCCAGTAGTTCATATATCAAGGTATGTGGACCAGTGGTCCCAAATCCGTCATCTTCAATGGGGACTGGTGACAAGAAAAAGAATTGGAAGTTGCGTGCTTGGATAGTGGTTGTTGTGGTTATTGCCACCCTCTTTACTTTGATGGCATTGGAAGGTGGTTTGTGGTGGTGGTTTTGCAGAAACAGTCCCGCCTTTGGTGGATTGTCTGCTCAATATGCGCTTCTTGAGTATGCTTCTGGTGCACCGGTTCAGTTCTCGTATAAGGAGCTCCAGCGCTCAACTAAGGGATTCAAGGAGAAGCTTGGGGCAGGAGGATTTGGAGCTGTTTATAAAGGCATTCTTGCTAATCGAACTGTTGTTGCAGTTAAGCAACTTGAGGGGATCGAGCAAGGGGAGAAACAGTTCAGGATGGAGGTTGCAACAATTAGTAGCACCCACCATTTGAATCTGGTGAGGCTGATTGGTTTTTGCTCGGAGGGGCGCCATAGGCTTCTGGTATACGAGTTCATGAAAAATGGGTCCCTTGATAGCTTCCTTTTCGCAACACAAGAGCAATCAGGAAAGTTGTTAAATTGGGAGTCTCGGTTCAACGTTGCCCTTGGCACTGCAAGGGGGATCACATACCTTCATGAGGAGTGCCGAGACTGCATTGTGCATTGTGATATAAAACCAGAGAACATTCTGTTAGATGAGAATTACAATGCCAAAGTGTCAGATTTTGGCCTCGCAAAGCTCGTTAGTGCAAAGGACCACAGGTATCGAACCTTGACGAGTGTTAGAGGTACTAGAGGGTACTTGGCACCAGAATGGCTAGCAAATCTTCCAATAACTTCCAAATCTGATGTTTACAGTTATGGTATGGTTTTGCTAGAGATAGTAAGTGGGAGAAGGAATTTTGAAGTTTCTGAGGAGACAAATAGGAAAAAGTTCTCCTTATGGGCTTTTGAGGAATTTGAGAAGGGTAACATCAAGGGAATTGTCGATAAAAGGTTAGTTGACCAGGATGTTGATATGGATCAAGTGAAGAGAGCGATTCAGGTAACCTTCTGGTGCATACAGGAACAACCATCTCACAGGCCGATGATGGGAAAGGTTTTGCAGATGCTGGAAGGAATTACAGATATTGAAACCCCGCCAGGCCCAAGGGCTGCCATCGAAGGGTCTGCCGGTGGAACCATCATGAATGTGAGCAGTGATATCAGCACTCTATCCGCTACTGCAGCCTCAGCCCCAGCTCCCTCCTCATCTTCATCATTGCAAGTTTCAGGAGTATCGCCGCTAACATCAGGGAGGAATACGGAGAAGGCAACTGCATCCCTTATACAGTCAGACGCAAATTGA